One Chitinophaga sp. H8 DNA window includes the following coding sequences:
- a CDS encoding superoxide dismutase — translation MAFTLPSLPYAADALEPHFDKQTMEIHHGKHHQAYVDNLNKAIAGTEHENKSLEELVASAGKISPAVRNNGGGHWNHSFFWVSLAPNAGGEPTGKLAEDIKSTFGSFDAFKEKFSQAGMTRFGSGWAWLLVKDGKLEISSTPNQDNPLMDVAEVKGTPLLGVDVWEHAYYLKYQNRRADYLSAFWNLVDWSAVSKRYDAAKK, via the coding sequence ATGGCATTTACACTTCCGAGCTTACCGTATGCAGCAGATGCGCTGGAACCTCATTTCGATAAACAGACAATGGAAATCCATCATGGTAAGCATCATCAGGCTTATGTGGACAACCTGAACAAAGCGATTGCTGGTACTGAGCACGAAAACAAGTCGTTAGAAGAACTGGTAGCCAGTGCAGGCAAAATCAGCCCTGCTGTTAGGAACAACGGTGGCGGCCACTGGAATCACAGCTTTTTCTGGGTAAGCCTTGCGCCAAATGCAGGCGGCGAACCTACCGGCAAACTGGCTGAAGATATCAAAAGCACCTTTGGTTCTTTTGATGCATTCAAGGAAAAATTCAGCCAGGCAGGTATGACGCGCTTTGGTTCTGGCTGGGCATGGTTGCTGGTAAAAGATGGCAAACTGGAAATTTCCTCTACCCCCAACCAGGATAACCCACTGATGGATGTTGCTGAAGTAAAGGGTACTCCTTTATTAGGGGTAGACGTATGGGAACACGCTTACTACCTGAAATACCAAAACCGCCGTGCAGACTACCTGAGTGCTTTCTGGAACCTGGTAGACTGGAGCGCAGTAAGCAAACGCTATGATGCTGCAAAAAAATAA
- a CDS encoding beta-N-acetylhexosaminidase produces the protein MKKKYTIVLCGLLSLLTGFQVRANEQDDFNKHFKLIPQPQKVVLLKGEGLSFADLRYMNVQGGTSISPAYHTTLFSLPKVQAAGKGVLTLMLSNDASLPASPEGYSLVVEHKQVTIKARENAGLFYGIQTLLQLLEDARDQQVSIPACSITDYPEIAYRAVHLDLKHHLDATRYYYDMIDRLARLKVNAIVVEFEDKLRYRKAPVVGATNAISIEEFAALSKYAADRYIEVTPLVQGLGHASFILKHDEYKKLRDDPASDWSFNPLDSATYRLQFALYEDAMAAAPYSKYLHIGGDEVGSLGHSAEAKKSGMKPFELQMHWLNRVSEFARAHNRIPIFWDDMVFKLSDLYETTYDDTMPLDKVEKAWKENEHRLNENRHLFPENCIFMRWNYSTSTIPGNLKAIDWYNNNQLKSMAATAAQTTWPMMPREKSNFKPIKDFCRVAAEKKMSGILCTAWDDCSPHLETVWRGLYDFALFSWNYEDIPVEKAHAMYRHRFYAPAAADTAFEFQDQLEEALSFWESALINKGHRNNYPANPDLISLPDANKPGAWRELYKDKLAKAKKEIARYDTIKARLTKTNMLAQRNQFAVLLLNQINELQIYSSKLLVLLENYDKATSKAEKEKMRQQLLTYVANFQARRESFEAVFSQTRMLNNPEGYVLDQNHHNHLANGSNTSDWMFVYELAMNDKINKWLTVLNKMGGL, from the coding sequence ATGAAAAAGAAATACACGATTGTCCTATGCGGACTACTTTCGCTGTTAACCGGATTTCAGGTCAGGGCTAATGAGCAAGATGATTTCAACAAACACTTTAAATTAATTCCACAACCACAGAAAGTAGTACTGCTAAAAGGGGAAGGCCTGTCATTTGCCGACCTGCGGTATATGAATGTGCAGGGCGGCACCAGTATTTCCCCGGCATATCATACCACACTCTTCTCCCTTCCCAAAGTACAGGCGGCCGGAAAAGGGGTATTAACATTGATGCTGAGCAATGATGCCAGCCTGCCCGCCTCTCCGGAAGGTTATTCACTGGTAGTGGAGCACAAACAGGTGACTATTAAAGCAAGGGAAAATGCCGGGCTGTTTTATGGTATTCAAACCTTGCTGCAACTACTGGAAGATGCCCGTGATCAACAGGTAAGTATTCCTGCCTGCAGTATTACGGATTATCCGGAAATCGCTTACCGGGCAGTGCATCTGGATCTCAAACACCACCTGGATGCAACCAGATATTACTACGACATGATCGACCGGCTGGCCCGGTTAAAAGTAAATGCGATCGTGGTAGAATTTGAAGACAAGCTGCGTTACCGGAAAGCACCGGTAGTAGGGGCTACTAATGCTATCTCCATAGAAGAATTTGCCGCATTAAGCAAATATGCCGCCGACAGGTACATTGAGGTTACTCCCCTGGTGCAGGGTTTAGGGCATGCTTCTTTTATATTGAAGCATGACGAGTATAAAAAACTGCGGGATGATCCAGCCTCTGACTGGTCTTTCAATCCGCTGGACTCTGCTACCTACAGATTACAGTTTGCCCTCTATGAAGATGCAATGGCAGCTGCTCCCTACAGTAAGTATCTTCATATCGGAGGTGATGAAGTAGGTTCACTGGGCCATTCTGCGGAGGCCAAAAAATCCGGCATGAAACCTTTTGAATTACAAATGCACTGGCTCAACCGGGTAAGTGAATTTGCCCGTGCACACAACCGTATCCCTATCTTCTGGGATGATATGGTTTTCAAGCTTTCTGATCTGTATGAAACTACCTACGATGATACGATGCCGTTAGACAAGGTTGAAAAGGCGTGGAAGGAAAATGAACACCGCCTTAATGAAAACCGCCATCTCTTTCCGGAGAACTGTATTTTCATGCGCTGGAATTATTCCACGTCTACTATTCCAGGCAACCTGAAAGCAATAGACTGGTATAACAATAACCAGCTAAAGTCAATGGCGGCCACAGCGGCACAAACTACCTGGCCTATGATGCCCCGGGAAAAATCTAATTTTAAACCCATCAAGGATTTTTGCCGCGTGGCCGCTGAAAAGAAAATGAGTGGTATTCTCTGTACAGCGTGGGACGACTGTTCCCCCCACCTCGAAACGGTTTGGCGCGGACTATATGATTTTGCTTTATTCAGCTGGAACTATGAAGATATCCCGGTAGAAAAGGCACATGCTATGTATCGTCACCGGTTTTATGCTCCTGCTGCCGCTGATACCGCTTTTGAATTCCAGGATCAGCTGGAAGAAGCATTGAGTTTTTGGGAGTCGGCCCTCATCAACAAAGGGCATAGAAACAATTACCCTGCAAATCCTGACCTCATCTCTCTTCCTGATGCCAATAAACCCGGTGCATGGCGAGAGCTGTACAAGGATAAGCTGGCAAAAGCAAAGAAAGAAATAGCCCGCTATGATACCATTAAAGCACGGCTTACCAAAACTAATATGCTGGCACAACGAAATCAGTTTGCCGTACTGCTGCTAAACCAGATCAATGAATTGCAGATCTATTCTTCCAAATTGCTGGTATTACTGGAAAATTATGACAAGGCTACATCCAAAGCGGAAAAGGAAAAAATGCGACAGCAGCTCCTCACGTATGTTGCCAACTTCCAGGCCCGCCGGGAAAGCTTTGAGGCTGTTTTTTCCCAAACACGTATGCTCAATAATCCCGAAGGATATGTGCTGGATCAGAACCATCACAATCACCTGGCTAATGGCAGTAACACCAGCGACTGGATGTTTGTGTATGAACTGGCGATGAATGACAAGATCAATAAATGGTTAACGGTATTAAACAAGATGGGCGGACTTTAA
- a CDS encoding 3-keto-disaccharide hydrolase, with amino-acid sequence MKKLFVPALSLMVIAASSCGGGASTENNNDSTAVSTAAGSNAAAAGVNVLSDAEKAEGWQLLFDGKNLDGWRVYKGRTANSWTVDTATGTMHCLGSETDKSDKRGDLITDKEFENFELNADWKLAAKGNSGILYMVTEEFDAPYLSGPEYQIIDDKDFPEKLEDWQKSGANYAMDPPLVMAANPIGEWNNTKIIVNKGHVEHWLNGQKTAEYEMDSPEWKKHKAEGKWKDAKGYGMTRKGHIALQDHGSEIWFKNVKIKEIK; translated from the coding sequence ATGAAAAAATTATTTGTTCCCGCATTATCTCTGATGGTAATAGCGGCTTCATCGTGTGGCGGTGGAGCATCAACAGAAAATAACAATGATTCTACTGCGGTAAGTACAGCAGCTGGTAGCAATGCAGCTGCTGCAGGTGTGAATGTGCTTTCTGATGCAGAAAAAGCAGAAGGCTGGCAGTTATTATTTGATGGTAAGAACCTGGACGGCTGGCGCGTATACAAAGGCAGAACTGCGAATAGCTGGACGGTAGATACCGCTACCGGCACCATGCATTGCCTGGGCAGTGAAACAGATAAAAGTGATAAACGTGGTGACCTGATCACTGATAAGGAGTTTGAAAACTTTGAACTGAACGCCGACTGGAAACTGGCTGCTAAAGGTAACAGCGGTATCCTGTATATGGTAACCGAAGAGTTTGACGCGCCTTACCTGAGCGGACCTGAGTATCAGATCATTGATGATAAAGACTTTCCGGAAAAACTGGAAGACTGGCAGAAAAGCGGTGCTAACTATGCGATGGATCCCCCATTGGTGATGGCTGCGAATCCAATTGGCGAATGGAACAACACTAAAATCATCGTGAACAAAGGTCACGTGGAGCATTGGCTGAATGGTCAGAAAACTGCGGAGTATGAAATGGATTCTCCGGAGTGGAAGAAACATAAAGCAGAAGGTAAGTGGAAAGATGCTAAAGGTTATGGCATGACCCGCAAAGGACATATTGCACTCCAGGATCATGGTAGTGAAATATGGTTTAAAAATGTGAAGATTAAGGAAATAAAATAA
- a CDS encoding Gfo/Idh/MocA family protein: MPENSNESSRRRFISKFAKGVVGASLLPTIITAADKQRNIKSLAREKEKYSANDQIQVALIGAGGMGTADANTAITVPGVKLVAACDLYDGRLADAKQKWGKDIFTTRNYTEILDRSDIDAVIIAVPDFWHKDISVAAMNKGKSVYCEKPMVHDITEGPAVVEAQRKNGKVVYQVGSQGMSSLGNEKARQLLKDGAIGKLNYAEGFWARMSPFGAWQYPIPADASPSTVGWDAYLANAPKRAFDPLRFFRWRNYKDYGTGVSGDLFVHLFSSLHFVTGSLGPNKVMATGGLRYWKDGREVPDIMMGMFDYPETAIHPAFNLSLRVNFVDGTGGTNYLRMVGSEGSMTVEWDKVTLYRNKSYAATDDPLLQSKKGIDAGKPYVYDRKEMLPPDKLEYVAEEGYKGAHFDHFYNLFNAMRTGGKVSEDALFGFRAAAPALLCNDSYFSNKIIQWDPEKLKLIK; encoded by the coding sequence ATGCCAGAAAATTCTAATGAAAGCTCACGGAGGCGGTTTATCAGTAAGTTCGCCAAAGGGGTAGTAGGCGCTTCTTTATTGCCAACTATCATTACTGCTGCAGACAAGCAAAGGAACATTAAATCCCTGGCAAGGGAAAAAGAAAAGTATAGTGCCAATGATCAGATTCAGGTAGCCCTGATTGGTGCGGGTGGCATGGGTACTGCAGATGCGAATACAGCGATTACTGTACCAGGCGTAAAACTGGTAGCGGCCTGCGACCTGTATGATGGCCGGCTGGCGGATGCGAAACAAAAATGGGGTAAAGACATTTTTACTACCCGCAACTATACTGAAATACTGGACCGCAGTGATATTGATGCAGTGATCATTGCCGTGCCCGACTTCTGGCATAAGGACATTTCCGTAGCAGCCATGAATAAAGGCAAATCCGTGTACTGCGAAAAGCCAATGGTGCATGATATCACCGAAGGCCCTGCCGTAGTGGAAGCACAACGCAAAAACGGAAAGGTAGTATATCAGGTAGGTAGCCAGGGTATGAGCTCCCTGGGTAATGAGAAAGCCCGTCAGTTACTGAAAGACGGCGCTATTGGCAAACTGAACTATGCGGAAGGTTTCTGGGCGCGTATGTCGCCATTTGGAGCCTGGCAATACCCGATTCCTGCGGATGCTTCTCCCAGCACGGTAGGTTGGGATGCTTATCTGGCCAATGCACCCAAACGTGCTTTTGATCCATTACGCTTCTTCCGTTGGAGGAATTATAAAGACTATGGTACCGGTGTTTCGGGCGACTTGTTTGTACACCTGTTCTCCAGTCTGCATTTTGTAACAGGCTCCCTGGGGCCCAACAAAGTAATGGCTACCGGCGGATTACGCTACTGGAAAGATGGCCGTGAAGTTCCGGATATCATGATGGGGATGTTTGACTATCCTGAAACAGCTATACACCCTGCTTTTAACCTTTCCCTGCGTGTTAACTTCGTAGATGGTACCGGTGGCACCAATTACCTGCGCATGGTAGGTAGCGAAGGCTCTATGACCGTAGAATGGGATAAGGTAACCTTGTATCGTAATAAAAGCTATGCTGCTACAGATGATCCATTGCTGCAAAGTAAAAAAGGTATCGATGCAGGTAAGCCATATGTATACGACCGTAAGGAAATGTTACCACCGGATAAGCTGGAATACGTAGCAGAAGAAGGGTACAAGGGTGCCCATTTTGATCACTTCTACAACCTGTTCAATGCAATGCGCACCGGAGGTAAAGTGAGCGAAGATGCCCTGTTCGGATTCAGAGCAGCAGCACCTGCATTACTTTGTAATGACAGCTATTTTAGTAATAAGATTATTCAGTGGGATCCTGAAAAGCTGAAACTCATTAAATAA
- a CDS encoding endonuclease/exonuclease/phosphatase family protein, with product MKTWVVSIIAGIGLLSCSVNKQAGRSTGTADTIKVLTYNIHHANPPSRKDYIDIDAIAAVINRVMPDVVALQEVDVHTDRSGRQLHQAEAIAAKTGMQAYFTKSIDYGGGEYGIAVLSRYPILTGKSHALPTAAGSGGEPRALCTTILQLPRGRKIMMASTHLDVQRNDSSRLMQIRAIKRIIEEAGIPAILAGDFNASENSATIRTLDSSFTRTCYSCAPTIPVENPKRAIDFIAFHPQGGATVLQHQVIPERYASDHLPVMAVLVIK from the coding sequence ATGAAAACATGGGTTGTATCCATTATTGCAGGCATTGGTCTGTTGTCCTGCAGTGTAAATAAGCAGGCAGGGCGGAGTACAGGCACAGCAGACACCATCAAAGTGCTCACCTATAATATCCATCATGCCAATCCTCCCTCCCGGAAGGACTATATAGATATTGATGCTATTGCAGCGGTGATCAACCGGGTAATGCCCGATGTGGTAGCCCTGCAGGAAGTAGATGTACATACTGACCGGTCGGGCAGGCAGCTGCACCAGGCGGAGGCAATAGCCGCCAAAACGGGGATGCAGGCATATTTTACCAAATCCATTGACTATGGTGGCGGGGAATATGGCATTGCTGTTTTATCCAGGTACCCTATACTTACCGGAAAAAGCCATGCCTTGCCCACCGCAGCAGGTAGCGGAGGTGAGCCAAGGGCGCTGTGTACCACAATATTGCAGTTGCCCCGTGGGCGGAAGATCATGATGGCCAGCACTCATCTGGACGTACAACGTAATGACAGCAGCCGCTTAATGCAGATAAGGGCCATTAAACGTATTATCGAAGAGGCAGGTATACCGGCAATACTGGCCGGTGATTTTAATGCATCCGAAAATAGTGCTACTATCCGCACACTGGACAGCAGCTTTACCCGCACCTGTTATAGCTGTGCGCCTACAATACCCGTTGAAAATCCTAAAAGAGCGATCGATTTTATTGCTTTCCACCCACAGGGAGGGGCTACGGTGTTGCAACATCAGGTAATACCTGAGCGTTATGCTTCAGATCACCTGCCGGTAATGGCTGTGCTGGTGATAAAATAA